Below is a genomic region from Corallococcus macrosporus.
GACGGCGTGCGCCCAGCAACCGGTGGATGCCGAAGAGGAGGATGGCCGTGCCCGCCAGCAACTGGGCTCCCCGAACGATGCGATTGACGTCCACGGCGGGGACCCAGGTGACGTTGCCCTCGCGGATGACGAAGGCGCCCGCGGGTCTGGCCCTCAAGCCGAACCCACTGCCCGAGCCGCTTCCCATCGGGGCCTCGCCCTCCCCTCCGGCCTGCTGAGGTGC
It encodes:
- a CDS encoding spore germination protein GerW family protein, giving the protein MDVNDVIDRTRDSITVKRVYGEAIQQGGVTVIPAALVAGGGGGGGGEGPAPQQAGGEGEAPMGSGSGSGFGLRARPAGAFVIREGNVTWVPAVDVNRIVRGAQLLAGTAILLFGIHRLLGARRHARLLSSRWLPGASAFRRP